The window CTGGGCAAGTCCACTGGCCCGACACTGGGGATGTCCCCAACACAAGCAGCAACATGTGTACAGGGATGGACCCGCTCGGCATCACAATGGTTTTGTTCTCCTTGTGATGGGGAGAGGGCTTCAGTCGGTGGCCTGGCTGACCCTTGGTCCTGGGGCAGTGCCCCTGCGGGCAGACGCCAGGTCCTGTGCAAACGGCGGGATCGGACTCTGCAGACatcaggggggggagggagggggattgtCACTGGTGCACTGTCTCGCCCATCCCCCGCACTCGCTGCCGCAGGTTAGTCATGAACTCCAGCATGGTGGCCGACAGGCTCTGGTGGATCAGGTACCTTGGGAGCCGGCCCTGCAGGGGGagtggcatggggggggggggggagagaggggggcagaggggagagaggggagggagagagagaggccataagtgataggagccattcggcccatcaagtctactccaccattcaatcatggctgatctatctctccatcctaaccccatgctcctgccttctgcccataatgtccgacacccgcactaatcaaaaatctatcaatctctgccttaaaaacatccatggacttggtctctacagccgtctgtggcaaagaatcacagattcaccaccccctgactaaagacatttctcttcatctccttcctaaaagaacgtccttcattTCTAtggctttgacctctagtcctagactctcctgctagtggaaacatcctctccacatccgctctatccaggcctttcactattctgtacgtttcaatgaggtcctacctcattcttctaaactccagcgagtgcaggcccagtgccatcaaacgctcatcatatgttaaccctctcattcctggaatcattcttgtaaacctcctctggaccctctccagagccagtacatcctcactcagatatggggcccaaattgctcacaatactccaaatgcggccttaccagcgccttatagaacctcagcattacagaGAGGGACAGGAATGACCAGCGGCCACTGCTACAGAGAGGCGCATGGAGCCAGGgacttcacccctccccccatccacaAGCATCTGCATGGTGCCACAGGTACAGAGCACCAGGCTCCAGGGTCAGTGTGGCCTCTGCCCCATGGCCTTGACCGTTACAGCAGCAAACTGGTGGCAACTCCTCCTCCCCTCATAGTTCATGGTGGACAGTCACAACATTGTCCCCAGGGTGGAATGTCAAAGACAGGAGGCTGCAGCTTCCTCTCTGGtgattacctattccttctctccacagatgctgcctgacccgctgagttactccaacactctgtctgTCTATCCCTGGTCTGAGTTGATCAGGTCAAGTAACTGAGGCCCACACTTACCTTCAGGTCTGTGTTCAAGATCCAGATGAAGGTGCAGACACTGGGGTTGCGGACAGACTTCATCACCACAAACCCACCGGGCCCATTCTCACCCCTGCAGGGAATAGAAGGGGAGACAGTGAGGAGGTGGAGCTTGTGGAACACTCCCACCTGCTGGCCAGCAAAGGGGCTGCAATCAGATCCTGCCTAGCACCAAGCAGGGTGAGTGAGAGCAGTCTGTGTAACAAaccgtgcatagaaacatagacaataggtgcaggagtagaggccattcagcccctcgagccagcaccgccattcaatgtgatcatggctgatcatccacaatcagtaccccattcctgcctgtctgaagaagggtttcggcccgaaacgttacctatttccttcgctctatagatgctgctgcacccgctgagtttctccagcatttttgtgtacccccattcctgccttatccccatatcccatgattctgctagccccaacTCTCttatgaaagcatccagtgaatcggcctccaccgcccttaggcagagaattccacaaattcacaacactgtgtgaaaatgtttttcctcatctcagttctaaatggcctacccctaattcttaaactgtggcccctggttctggacctccccaacatcgggaacatgcttcctgcatctagcctgtccaatcccataataccaaagatacacacaaaattgcaggagtaactccgtgggacaggtgaagttttgggtcgaaatgcttcttcggactgagatgtgtaagaaggaactgcagatgctggtttaaaccgaagatagacacaaaatgttgcagtatctcagcaggacaggcagtatttctggagagaaggaatgggtgatgtttcagtctgaagaagggtctcgacccgaaacgtcacccattccttctctccagagatgctgcctgtcccgctgaattactccagcattttgtgtctatctttgaactgagagtcaggggagagggaaactagagatatgaaaatggacaaagaacaaatgaattaacggtATGCAAAAGGTCAAAATTAAGCCAACAATGGTGATCAAGGAaagctggagcccacaatgatccattgttggttgtggagaaGGTGATTACGAGTGGCtacaacagtgaaactcagctggACGCATTGTAATTGCACTGCTGGGGACGAGCAAACTTGGCCAGAGTCTGACAATCCCAGTGGACTGTAAACCAGTGAGAGTTGAAGAAATGAAGAGTTGATTGAGTGGGTAAtttgggagagaggtgaaggcaaGTACAGATGGATGAGGCAGGGTCATTGTCAGGGTCAGGAGGTCAGTGTCGGGGGGGACAGTgtcgggggggtcagtgtgggggggtcaTTGtgagggggtcagtgtggggggtcagtgtgggggggtcagtgtcggggggggtcagtgtcgggggggtcagtgtgggggggtcagtgtgggggggcgtCAGTGTCGGGGGGCGTCAGTgtcggggggtcagtgtgggggggggtcagtgtggggggggtcagtgtcggggggggtcagtgtcggggggggcagtgtggggggtcagtgtggggggggtcagtgtgggggggtcagtgtcgggggggggtcagtgtcggGGGGGTCAGTGTCGTGGGGGGTCAGTGTCGTGGGGGGTCAGTgtcgggggggtcagtgtggggggggggtcagtgtggggggggtcagtgtcgGGGGGGTCAGTGTGAGGGGGTCAGTGTGAGGGGGGTAAGTCAGGCTGCAAGCTACACAAAGGGGGTCCCACCCAGACTGTAGCGGGGCCCAGACCACAGCCTTGCCCTGGGTGTGAGACGTTGCCACGTACCTGATGTACTTTTTCACTGGGGGCCGGGAGTCGTGGACGGTCGACATGCCTGATGACACGTACATCTCCTTCCTCCTCTCGATACGCCGCACGTTCACAAAATCCCTGCAAACGGCGGGTGGCAGAGTTAGACACGGAGACACTCGGGCCCCTCCTCCACACACTGGGCCCCTCCTCCACACGCTGGGGCCCTCCTCCACACACAGGCCCCTCCTCCACACACGggacccctcctccacacacagggcccctcctccacacacaGGGCCCCTCCTCCACACACGGGGCCCCTCCTCCACACGCTGGGCCCCTCCTCCACACGCTGggcccctcctccacacacaGGGCCCCTCCTCCACACACGGAGCCCCTCCTCCACACACAGGGCCCCTCCTCCACACACGGGGTCCCTCCTCCACACACAGGGCCCCTCCTCCACACACGGGGCCCCTCCTCCACACACGGGGCCCCTCCTCCACACGCTGGGCCCCTCCTCCACACGTTGGGCCCCTCCTCCACAAGGGTGGTGCGGCCGGGCAAGcaggacccacacacacactgacccacacacactgacccacacacacactgacccacacacacacacactgacccacacacactgacccacacacacactgacccacacacacacacactgacccacacacacacacactgacccaaacacacactgacccacacacacactgacacacacacacacgcactgacccacacacacacacactgacccacacacacactgacccacacccacactgacccacactgggGAATGGGTCCATGGACGGGGTGGAGGCAACAACATTTAAGGTCAATGCTCGAGGCCTGGAGCAGGAGCTGGCAAATGGGCTAGTATGGATGGGTACAgtggtggtgggccgaagggcctgttcctgggctagAGCTCACTGTACAAGGAGGGAGCGAGGGTGCGGCCCTCACCTGGCGGATATCACCCCTCCCGCGGCACCAGCAGACACGTCGTAGGTGACCAGTGTGTTGTCATCAACTCTCTGCAGAACCTGGAGCACAAACACAGTGTCTGAAGCACCGCCGCTCAACACGCGAACACGGGACACGCAGACAACACGCGAACACGGGACACGCAGACAACACGTGAACACGGGACACACACGTGGGACAGGCACACTACAGTGTAAACCTGATGGTCACTGTGTGTGGCGCTCATCCCCCAGTgaagtcagtgtgtgtgagggtcagtgtgtgggtcagtgtgcggGTCAgtttgtgggtcagtgtgtgggtcagtttgtgtgtgggtcagtgtgtgtgaggaTCAGTGTTAGGGTGGGACCAGTCCAGTGTGGTCCAGTGCTGTGtgcagaggggggggtggggtgtgagtgagtgtgtacccTGGGGCTGAGTTCCCGTACTGGGATGGGCCTGGGTTTACTGTGTTGTGGGGCACGAGGTGCTGAGGGTGAGGGAGTCACTGTGGGGGGTCGGGgggtcggggggtgggggagttggtGACTGTCCACGGGTACCTGACACGCAGCGATAGTCCGGTTCCACATCGCCATCTTCTCAGGCTGAAGGATCACCTCCTGGTAAACCAGCTCAGCCGCACACTCCAGGAATGCCTGGGGAAGAGATGGACACCAGGGTGGTCAGTGGGgccggagagtgaggggggagagagcagagggTAGACAGGGGCAGGAGCGTGAggcgagagtgggggggagatgaGGCGGCGGGGGGGCAAGCGAGGGGGAGAGGCGGgctgagtggagagggggggggggaggggagcgtggagaggggggaggggagcgctgggtggtgcgtgggaggggggggggggagagagggtggtgcgtgtggaggggggggagggagcgcgTGGGTGGTGCAGTGGGAGCCGCGAGTGGGGTGGTGCTGgggcagaggggggtggagagggcggCGTgatgagtggagaggggggggaggggcgagagtggagagggggggggagtgcggCGTGagcgtggagaggaggggggggtgcgggcgtgaggtggagagggggggggggggggggggagcgcggcGTGatgcgtggagagggggggaggggagtgcgagGCGTGGatgcgtggagagggggggggaggggagcttggagagggggggggggggagtgcggcGTGGatgcgtggagagggggggggagggggagcgctgggtggtgggtggagagggggggggggggtagcccgGGGTGGGACAGCGGGCAGCTGGGGGCCACTAGGAATGGTCATGTGACAGCAGCAACTTACACCCAGAGGTGCAACAGCAGAGACAGGCAGAGTGTGAGTGGATTCACAAGGGGCAACCTGGGGGCATCTATATTGACTGAATTACATTGTCCCCTCAGCCTGGAGGCCACCAATGTCCACACAGCTCAGACATTCTCACCTTTAGAATGAAGCTCTTCCCGTGATATGGGATTTCAAAGGTGTAAACTGCATCGGTGCCCTGCAACAGAGGTGACAGATTAGTGGAGAATTCCCTCACATAGAGTGTGATGAACAAACAGTAAGCCACGACCTCTGGCCATTGGTGCTGGTGTAGTGTGAGGGGCCGGAGTGACCGGGCATTGGGTCAGAGGTCCGGTCACCACCTCCCCAAGACCACCACACACCTTGCCCAGCCAGCGGGTACAGGGGGCAGGAGATGCCAGCAGGTGGCGTTTGTAAACAAGCCAGTGACTGCAGGAGTGGGCAGGGATAGACTTTGGTCCAACTGCAGGTATTAGGGTCAGCAGTGCAGTCACcgccagacacacagacagacagacacccaGCCAGACACTCAGACACACAGATACTGGGACAGACAGATACCGGGACAGACAGACACCCAGACAGGCAGTCACCCAGACAACAAGACATACAGACACCCAGACAGACAGTCACCCAGAC is drawn from Amblyraja radiata isolate CabotCenter1 unplaced genomic scaffold, sAmbRad1.1.pri scaffold_1232_ctg1, whole genome shotgun sequence and contains these coding sequences:
- the stard3 gene encoding stAR-related lipid transfer protein 3, encoding MTAFFLHDNFQGSKVAILDRECFTVSLFPQEKEYVRQGREAMGVLEQILRQEEYWKLEKEDGTDAVYTFEIPYHGKSFILKAFLECAAELVYQEVILQPEKMAMWNRTIAACQVLQRVDDNTLVTYDVSAGAAGGVISARDFVNVRRIERRKEMYVSSGMSTVHDSRPPVKKYIRGENGPGGFVVMKSVRNPSVCTFIWILNTDLKGRLPRYLIHQSLSATMLEFMTNLRQRVRGMGETVHQ